GACCAGTGCCCTATACCTCCATATCTATGATATATATACTTTCTGATTTTTTCTTTGGTCTAGCTTCTGCtttcacttttctttttatattgctgatcatttcttGGTGCcaaccgagcatcatgattataattttttcttcgaCCACGATCACGActacgactggggccatgacctctttttcgttggttatagtttgcctgattcacttcagagagtggcaaagaaccaatgggccgactatcatgatttttcattaatagttcgtTGTGGcattcagcaataagaaggtgagaaagtaatccagaatattttttaaaccctTTTCACGATATTACTGTTGCAGGAGTATATTCGCGGGGAAAAATGTGaattatgttttttcaagtttatcttgctgagtgatttcttctccgcataaatttaactgaactataattttaaacaagacagaattatattcagttatatttttaaaatccattaatctcaaattgagcCAATCATGCAGTGCCTATGGAatgatgaccaacttcaggtggtcatatctttcttttagattcttccacagtttaagAGGGTCATTTAATGTGAGatactgtaattttaacccctcgtcaagatggtggcggaggaatATCATGGGTTTGACAcagtcttgactagatgccatattgtcatctttgacgGTGTCTGCCAGATCCATCGATTCTAAGTGTATTTCTGTATCTAATGTCCATAatgagtagcctttttcagatatatcaagaacaacaaattcaagtttagagatattcgacattttaagaaaataaaattcttaccctttttgttatttttttaaaattgcttAAAGTGATGgaggctcgtgctgataacgtgttatgaaaGTAATTAAGTTATGAGAAGGGTAAGTAAAATACAGAAAGCAAATAAATAAGAAGAGGAGAGGAAGaacaataaaattttctttttggaaCTTTGATTTTGTTGCTACTCTTTACATGTTACACTGCATTATTTATAGGTAGAAATATGATAATAATTGGGGAGGACAAAACTTAGTGAAAGGGCAAAAGAGAAACGGGAAaagcagaagaaaaaaaatgagaaagaagaaagggaCAGCCACCCACTTGTACAGCAACCCGCCATTTCTAAACCCGTTTAgggtttttcaaattttcactattttcttcaccaaattcaaattcaattgGGGATTTTGGGAATTCACTGTAATCATCGCCCTTTTTTTTGTGGGAATTCACTGTAATGGCGGGGAACAAAGTCACTGAGGAGCTTGTTTCAATGGTACGTTCCATTGTTGGCGATGAATATACAGAGATGGACATAATTAGATCACTTCACATGGCGAAAAACGATCCTACAGCTGCAATAAACATCATTTTTGACACCCCGAGTTTCAAGAAAATCGAAATTCGCAATACCCATTTCAATTCTGAAGCTGAAAATGTACGTAGTAATAGTGGTAAGATCAAAGAATCTGTGATTAGTACAGTTTCTTCAATTGTGGGTTTGGATACTGAAAGTGAATTTGGGGATAATGGGTTGGTGGGTAAGAGGGCTGGATGTGATATGGGTAGTGAATATGGGAGTAATGGGTTGGTGGGTAAGAGGGCTGGGTGTGATATGGGGAGGGAATGTGGGAGTAATGAATTGGTGGGTAAGAGGGCTGGGTGTGATATGGGGAGTGAATGGTGGTATGTGGGGTGTGGTGAGGTTGCTGGTATGTCAACTTGTAAAGGGAGGATTTTGAAGCCTGGTGATGAAGTTGATTTTACATTCCCGGTGGAGAAGAAATTGAGTTCACCTTCACGTGGGAAGTTTGGCAGTGGACGAGGGCGTCAAGCAGCTGCCTGTTCTGAAATTGTAAGGTTTTCTACAATGGCTTGTGGAGAGGTACTGTTTTCTTTATGTTTCTTCCCTTTAAATCTCTCTCCTTTTATTGCATTTGATGGAATTCCCCTAGCCAAATAAACATATAAAGAAAATGGAAGAAGGAAGTTGCCAAGGCTTTACATTAGTCAAGTTGCATTCAAAACCAATGTGGATCTAGGACAGTGGTTGTGTCCTGGAGAGGATGGTCTAGTGGTTGAGGCCGGTGGGGGATGTAGAAGGCTTCTGTAGCTCCGAAAAACCCACAACTTTAGGCTTGAAAcctttatatttatatatatatatatatatgtatagttAGATTTATATACTGGAACCACCAAAGAATTTGATGAGATGAACATGATCCTCTACCCTTAACCGGATGTCTTGTGTTCAAGCATGGGAAATGGAGAATCTGAATTAGTCAGGCCAGTAGGTACCATGAACTTATAATTCGTATTAGTAAGGCCAGTAGGACTGGTTGGTTATACCAAAAAAagatactccctccatttcaatttgtttgtcttactttcctttttaattcGTTTAAAAAGAATGCCTCTTTCTTTTATCGGCAAGtttttaattctaacttttcacatgacatgtttaTGACTACaagattaaaagacattttgatacattctacatatatttaatttaagaccacaaggttcaaaaatcttttttactttcttaaactccgtgctaagtcaaaatcaaacaaacaaattgaaacggggGAGTATATATTTCAGAACACACCGCTTCTAAATCCTGGATCCACCACTCATTGGGGCATGCGAGTGATAACTTTGAGATTCCATGTTCAAATCCAAGCTACAACACTTGTTGTGAACTCATCTACTCCAGTCTTAGTGCGTAGAATTACCTTGGCAACTTCTGCTCTTGGGCTGGATAAGTTGTCTGGTGGATTAGTTAAGATCTGAGCAAGTTGGTCCGAAGAACACCCAtatctaaaaagaaaaaagaagagaggtTAAATGCAGTGTTGCATCATTTTAATATATGTTCTCTTACACATAAATATTGTTTGAGCTTGGGGCAGTGGGTGCACCTGGTTCTGCTTTAGAGAGTGTCTGAATATGGAGTGAATTGGTCAGAAGAAAGTTTATTGAAAATTAGTTTTTTAAGGGTGTGATAGAGGGGAATGCTAGACCTTTCTTGATGGAATTCTGTTTGATAAGCCTAAGTTTTTTGTGGTTATTTGTTGTGGAATGACAGATTGGGCGTATTCCAAATGAATGGGCTCGATGTATTCTGCCACTGGTGAGAGATAAGAAGATTAGAATTGAAGGGTGTTGCAAATCGGCCCCTAATATATTGGGGATTATGGACTCTGTCCTTTTGTCTGTCAGGTACTCTGATAGTAGTTTAATTGTAGTGTAGTTCAACATTTGAGTTGAGGAATCCAGTTTCACAAGACATGATACAGACGGTGGTGATTTTGATCAACTTTTCCTTATATGCAGAGTGCATATTAACAGTTCCATGTTTCGTAAAAGCCATCAGACATCACTAAAGGCTAGAAGCAATCCCGCAGATGATACAGTTGTTCACCCCCTTCCGACTTTGTTCTATTTGCTCGGGCTTACTCCATTTAAGAAGGTGATAATTTTTTCCTTGGTTCTTTACGCTTTAGGAAATAGTTGATGCTTTCTGATCATAGCTATTATGGATTATAACCCTCTTGCGACAACTTGTTTATCAGTTGGAATCAGCATATCCTGCCTAGTTATAAGAATGCATCTCATCGATGATTGAGTGAGATTAATTCATAATTTCTTTCTTGATCATTATTAGGCAGAGTTTACTCCAGCTGATTTATACACGAGGAAGCGGCCTTTGAACGAACAGGTAAGACAAGAAGAGAGTTTCCACTCGCTTTTCTCTGTCTCTTGCTCCACTTTATACTATTAAAGTAGAGTAGCAAGGTGTTGTTCTAGGGTTGCACAGTTTCTCTTAGATCAGCTGTGACCTACAACTGATTAAAATGTTGAGTTTTAATGCTTCATTTGTCTCCACAGGAAAGCTCTGGAGGTCCTGCCTCATTATTGCGTGCAAACTTGTCCAAAAGCTCCTCATCTGCAGATGGAGATAAAGTTGAGAATGATGAGTCAATTTCTGATACTGATCTTGACTATATTGTTGGTTTAGCTGATAGCTCAAAGCTACAGGTATGGCCAACTCAACAGTGTTCTTTTGCCTATTGAGTTCTTTGTGCTTGTTGAATACTTTACGATCATATTTTAGGAAATGGAACCACCAAGTACGCTCCAGTGCGAACTGCGACCCTATCAGAAGCAGGCGCTTCATTGGATGACGCAACTGGAGAGGGGAAGAAACACAGATGAAGCAGCAACTACTCTGCATCCATGTTGGAATGCTTACCGCCTGAAAGATGAGTATGTGAATGTTGTCTCTCATGCTTTTACCATTTATTTTCACATTCTGTACGCTAAATATTCATTTCAGGAGGGAGCTTGTTGTTTACTTGAATGCATTTTCGGGCGATGCGACCACTGAATTTCCAAGTACCCTTGAAACGGCTAGAGGAGGGGTATGTTGATGCTAtgcttcttttactttttgggATATTTTGTTTGTTAGTGGTATATATGCACTTTCCACCTAATGACTTGAGAGTATTCTGAAGATTTTGGCAGATTCCATGGGGCTAGGGAAGACTATAATGACTATATCTCTCCTCCTCAGTCATTCTGAAAGAGGTGGATCATCAGGAAGCCAATCTACAAGTCAGCTGTCTAGTGAAAATGGTGAAGCTAGTAATATCTTAGGTCATTCTCCAACTTTTGCGAAGAAAGCAAAATTCTCTAGTCTTGATAAGCTTATGAAACATAAGCCGATACTCATTTCTGGTGGCAATCTGATTATATGTCCAATGACACTACTAGGTCAATGGAAGGTACTTCATATCGGCTTCAACTGTAAACAttagtattactatttttttaggAACTAAAATGGTGCATTAGGCATATTCAGCTCTACAATtgtcaaaacaaaagaaaataaaacggATTCACATATTACATATAGATATGTAAAGATGAATTCGTCACTTGTAGGCAGAGATTGAGGCCCATGCACAAGCTGGGGCTCTATCTGTGTATGTTTACTATGGGCAGACAAGATCAAAGGATGCAAAAGTGCTTGCCCGAAGTGATGTTGTGCTAACGACATATGGGGTGTTGGCCTCCGAATTTTCTACTGAGGTATCTTTTTGATTCTTCAAACTGTAGTTTTAGTTTCTGCGTTCACCTTGTTTGCCTATTGTTACTACTTTGCGCTAATTTGGTCTAGGTCCTTGTGTCTTCATTTATGTTCTGTACTCATGTAGAATGCTGAGGACAGTGGGGGCCTTCTCTCTATTAGATGGTTTAGAGTGGTGCTTGATGAGGCGCATACTATCAAATCCTCTAAAAGCCAAATCTCAAATGCTGCCGCTGCTCTTATTGCTGACCGTCGGTGGTGTCTTACTGGTACCCCTATCCAGGTATCCAGTGTTACCGTTGGAAAACTTTGTTAATAAATTATTAGCATTATTTGGAGATTAAAGTTTCTTTTTCCTACAATGTAAAACATACTGTTTTGCTATTTTCATAGTTCTTCTCAGAGAGATAAAAGCTGTTGGATTAGATTCATACAAATGCTACATTATTAAGGCTTTGGTCCATCTCTTTTATTGCTAGACTGGCCATGTGTCTTATTATAATGACTTTCTAAGTTTCAAGCATGCCTTGAACCTTGAGTATTTGTCTTCGATGTTTCAAAGCCAAATCAGTTGTTCAAACTTAAATTGTCTGAACTGATTGTAAATGCTAGTTTTTCTGTGTGTAAGTTGAGATACAAGTTCATGCTTCTCTTCTTTCCCTACCTTCCAGAGGGAAAATAATATAGATCTTTGGAAAAACTGATGTTCTCCAGCACTCTATCTTTTATCAGATGATCTAGATATTCACCTCTTTTACCCAGTATGCAGTCATATTCTTTCAGATAGATCCTTCTTGGCTGGTCCTGAGCCTGTTGTTGGATCTCTATGGTACTAATGCTGCAGTTTTGGTATAACATCATAGCTTAGAAGAATTATCTTATCAAGACACCTAGTGAAGTACTTCTAAGCAGTTTTGTTGGATGAGGTCTTAGTTAATCAGACCGTTTTGCAAGCTTCACCATATTTGAGATTGAGATACCTTTTGCTCAGTTAGGTTTCCATCAGCTGATTATTACTAGTACACTTGAGGATACCACTCATTTGAGTAGGTAATCTTAGCTAGATATTAGTTTCCCCTTAATTTAGTTCAGACATTTTTCTGGATATTTCTTTAAATCTAGCATTTGTTGCCATCTTATAGTGGTTTACCATTACTCATCTGCTTTTCCAAGATAAGGTATATTGATATTCACCTCATTTTGTTATGGGACTTACAGTTTTCCTCTGACAGAACAATCTGGAGGATATTTACAGTCTACTAAGATTTTTGAGAGTCGAACCATGGGGAAGCTGGGCATGGTAAGATGTGGATCCGTTGCATATAACCTTCAAACTTGTTTATCATCATGAAGCTTATCAGACAGTGTGGTGGGGTACTCTTATTCTCTGAatgaatatataattatgttTTGAAATGTTATAGATGGGTCTTGAATTGTTGATGACTGATGCTATTTCTAAGATTCTCTACCTTTGtgtacactgggtatgttgttgttgtgtacGCCTTGCATTAGATAGGAGACTGTAGAAAGTGTAGGCTGTAGCATATACCTTTTATTGGGACTTTGCAGTTTGCCCCCATCTGTCAAATGATCTACAGCAGCTTGATTTTTCATTCATATggttttgaattaattatccatTGCTGTGACTTCAACTAAAACCTCACTAATCTTGCTGGAATTAGTCTTGATCCTTGCCATTTTGGTATGAGGAGATTGGCTGTGGTGCTGCTACAAGTGCTGTTCCTTTTTGTATTTGGGGAAATATGAAGCTAAGTTCTGTGTGAGAGAGTTATTTTCACAGTTGATTGAATTTTCTCATGTTACTGTAATGCCATTCAACCTGTTGTCTGCTTGATCATATTTAGGTGGAACAAGCTTATTCAGAAACCTTTTGAGGAGGGAGATGAGAGCGGGCTAAAGTTGGTTCAATCAATATTAAGTCTGATTATGTTGAGAAGAACAAAATCTAGTACAGAtagagaaggaaggttggaattATCCCTGGGATTCACTAATGTTATTTCTTTGTCGTCTTCTTTTGTTTGGTTTCGTTTGTAATGGTTACTTTTAGGTTTGTTGAAATGTTATATTGCTTCTCGTATTATTGCATCGCAGACCAATTTTAGTTCTACCACCAGCAGATATTCAAGTGATGTATTGTGAACTTACAGAAGCAGAGCGCGACTTCTATGATGCATTGTATAAAAGATCCAAGGTTTTACCATCATTGATCACTCTGTTCATGAAATATTTTATCCTTAGATACCCTTTGTACCTTTATTTCCTTTACAATAGTCCTATATCTCCAATATCAGGTGAAGTTTGATCAGTTTGTTGAGCAAGGACGGGTTCTCCACAACTATGCTTCTATATTGGAGTTGCTTTTGCGACTTCGTCAATGTTGTGACCATCCGTTTcttgtcatgaggtttggactTTTATTTATGCGCTTATATCTATCTGTTGAGTTTGTTATTTAGTGGTTTCTTCTTGTCTAAATGAACTTATACTCCAGAAAAATTGTTGTGTAACTTTCTAACAGGCACTTATTTATTCTGTGTTGATGAGTTCAAGCTTTGGTTTGGTGTTTAAGTTTATTCTCAATGTATGTGATTGTCattactccctctgtcccaaATAAATATTCCTATTTCTCATTATTCTCAACTTGACCAATTTTTGTAATTCAATTATGTGAGAAGACAAGAGTTTGAGAGAGAACTCAACTTGATTATTCCCACAAGCTATTGGGGTTTAAATAGCTAATTATACATATcctaaaaaggaaaggaaattaATACCTAATCAAGCTACCTATTATATTTACACATATGCTATAGAATATTCCTAGGATTCTAATACTCCCCCTCAATCTGGTGATTACAAATTATACGTACCAAACTGTTACATATATAACTTGTTTTGGGACCGGCTAGGGACTTGGTGAACATGTCTGCAAACTGACCACTTGACCACACGAACCTTGTGACGATTGTCTCCTCAGAGTACCTTTTCtcacaaaatgacaatcaatctCTATGTATTTGGTCCTCTCATGAAATACTAGATTCAATGCAATGTGAAGTGCAGCTTGATTATCGCACACAAGTTCCATTCCTTTAGTATCTCCAAATTTCAACTCCTTTAGTAGTTGCTTGATCCATATGAGTTCACATGTTGCCACTGCCATAGCCTGATATTCTGCTTCTGCACTAGATCTAGCAACCACATTTTGTTTCTTACTTTTCTAAGACACCTAATTACCCCCAACTAGAACACAATATCCAGAAGTGGATCGTCTGTCAGAGGGTGACCTTGCCCAATTTGCATTGAATGTCCAATAATTTTCTCATGTCCTCGGTCTTTGTAAAGTAGTCCTTTCCTTGGAGCAAATTTTATGTATCGAAGAATGCGAATAATTGCATTCTAGTGACTATCACAAGGAGAATTCAAGAACCGACTTACGACACTAACTGGGAAAGTAATATCAGGTCGAGTAACTGTGAGATAATTCAACTTTCCTACCAGCCTTCTACATCTTCCTGGATCGCTAAGAAGCTCCCCCTGACCTGGTAGGAGCTTAACATTTGAATCCATTGGAAAATCAATAGGCCTACAATTTGTCATCCCTGTCTCttcaagaatatcaagtgcaTACTTCCGTTGTGAAATGGCAATTCCTGATTTGGATTGAGCAACCTCAATGCCCAAGAAGTACCTCAATTGACCAAGATCCTTAGTTTGAAAGTACTGGAAAAGGTGATGTTTCAATTCGGTAATTCCCTCATCATCATTGCTTGTGATAactatgtcatcaacatacactaCCAAATACATACACAAACCTAGATTAGAGTGACAATAGGACACAAAATGATCATCTTCACTTCGCACCATGCCAAACTCCTGAATAACCATGCTAAATTTCTCAAACCATGCTCTAGAGACTGCTTCAGGCCATAGAGTGCTCGTCGTAGTCTGCGCACCATGTTACTATACTTCTTCTGAGCAACAAAACCAATTGGTTGCTCCATATATACCTTATCTTCGAGATCTCCATGAAGAAAGACATTTTTAATATCCAACTAGAAAAGCGGCCAATGACGAACCGCAACCATGGATAAAAAGAGATGTATTGAAGCAATCTTGGCCACAGGAAAGAAAGTATCACCATAGTCAAGACCAAAAATCTATGTATAACCCTTCGCCACTAGTCGAGCTTTTAGGTGATCAATCTGTCCATCGAGGCCAACCTTCACTGTATATACTCAACGACAACCAACTGTAGATTTATCTAGAGGTAAAGGAACAAGCTCCCAAGTACCACTTGAGTGTAAGGCAGACATCTCTTCAGTCATAGCTTGAGCTTGTTGCCAGCCTGGATGAAAAAGAACTTCACCTGTAGTCTTAGGAATAGACACAGATGATAGTGATGATACAAAGGTTGAATGGGCCAGTGACAAACGATGATAGTTCACACAAGTATAGATATGATGCGGGTTACGAGTAGAGCAATTAGCTTTTCGACTGGCAATGGAAGGACTCTGTATAGACAAGTCCTCAGTAGGCAAGGATTCTGGTTGTGGGCGTGAATCATCTGGGCGTAGACGACGATGATAGGTTAATAGTGGTGGAGGTGCAAAGGATGAAGATGGAGTCATAGAAGATGATGTGGAAGGATAGACTATGGTGGGATCCCCAAAAGATGAAATTGGTAGAACCTCAGAAATAGCTAATTGTTTAGCAGAAAAGGATGTAAAGTAGCTTTGACCTTCAAAAAAAGTAACATCAACGGATATAAGGTATCACTGGAGGTCAGGTGAGAAGCATCGATATCCCCTCTGTACCCTTGAGTAACCGAGAAAGACATATTTAAGAGCCAATGGAGCAAAATTGTTTTTTCCTGGAGTAGGTGTATGAATAAAGCATGTGCTCCCAAAGGTGCGTGGTGGAAGAGAGGATAAGCTTGACTGGGGAAACAAAATAGAGTGCGGTACCTCATTTTGAATAGCAGAGGAAGGCATACAGTTAATCAGATAATAAGAGGCGAGCACTGTGTCCCCTCAAAAACACAAAGGAACATTTGCTTGTATGAGAAAAGTGCATACAATCTCGACAATATGCCTATTTTTTCTCTCTGCAATCCCATTTTGTTGTGCAGTGTAAGGACAAGATGTATGATGAAGAATTCTGTGGGTAGACATAAATTGTTTAAATTGGGATGGTAAATATTCACGTGCATTATCACTATGGAAAGTGCGAATAGAAAAACCAAATCGATTTATTTCAGCACAGAAagtttgaaatatggaaaataaTGCCGAACGATCTTTCATTAAGAACATCCAAGTGCACCTTGAGTAATTATCAATAAAAGTAGCAAAATACTTAAAACCCAATGTAGAACTGACTTTACTAGGACCCCAAATATCAGAATGAACTAAATGAAAAAGAGACTTGGCACGATTATTAGGACTACGTGGAAAAGTAGCTCGGGTGTGCTTCCCCAATTGACATCACTCACAATCTAGCTTAGACAATTTGGACAAGCTAGGTACCATCTTTTGAAGTTTAGATAAACTAGGGTGTCCCAATCATCTGTGGATTAAATCTGGAGAGTCTGAGACTGAACAAACTGTAGTGGATCTGAGAATTGAGATAATAAAGTCCATTTGACTCATGACCTTCACCAATCATCCATTCCGTACTGAGGTCTTGTATATCAAAGAAGCCACTAAAAAATGAGACGAAACAATTTAAAACCTTAGCTAAACGACTTATTGGCAAGAGGCTAAAGGGACAACTAGAGACAAAAAGAACATTATTTAGAGTCAAGGAAGGTAAGGGATTGACTTGACCGACTCCGGCTGCCATGGCATGAGAACCATTAGCTAATGTAACAGTGGGAAGGGATTGAGAGTAAGTAATATTAGACAACAAAGATTTGTTACCAAAAAATGTGGCCAGAAGCGCCTGAGTCCATGACCCAAGGGTCCAAGTGTAGTGGACTGTGAGATATAAGCAACATGATCAACATGATTACCAACTTGGGCAACGAAAGCTATTGATGAAGATGTCTGCTTACTCACCTGATATTGAAGAAAGTCATTGTATTCTACCTCAGACAAAGAGAATAATTGATTGGTTGGATTACCAGTGGATTCAGTTTGAGCAACATGAGAATTCTTTGGTTTACCATGTAGAGAGTAGCACACATCATGAGTATGACCCAATTTGTTACAATAGCTACATCTTGGTTATTGTTTCCCATAACGGTTCCATGTCGATTTCCAGTCTGAAATGCAGTTTGAGATGCTAGGACAGAAGAATCTGCAGGTGGTATTGGATGACTAGACGACATAGGTGGTGCAGCTAGTCGTAACAATCGAGCGAACATGTCATCCACAACAGGACAGTAGAGTTTGCCAAAATTTGATCTCGCACTGAGTCAAGATCAGATAGAAGTCCAGCAAGTGTAACAATGAGAAACATCTTCTGACGCTGCTTCAATTGCTTTTTAACACTTGGCGTGGCGGGGTCATTTTTGTATAGCCCACGAGCCCTTTCCCAAACTAAGAAGCAAGTTTGGAATGGTCGGAACAATGGCATCAACTTTGAATCAATAGATTTCCATAACAGACAACACAATTGAGCATCAATCTTCCCCCATTCGCCCGTCTTTTTCAGTAATATCTTTAGCATGTGTAACCAAGTGATCCTAAACACCTTGTCCCTTGCACCATAATTGAATAGAGGAGGACCAAGATAAATAGTTTGCACTACCTGTCAAAGGTTCTGTGGTGATGCCATGATTTGGGTTGCTAGAACCCACAA
This region of Solanum dulcamara chromosome 9, daSolDulc1.2, whole genome shotgun sequence genomic DNA includes:
- the LOC129902237 gene encoding DNA repair protein RAD5A isoform X2, translated to MAGNKVTEELVSMVRSIVGDEYTEMDIIRSLHMAKNDPTAAINIIFDTPSFKKIEIRNTHFNSEAENVRSNSGKIKESVISTVSSIVGLDTESEFGDNGLVGKRAGCDMGSEYGSNGLVGKRAGCDMGRECGSNELVGKRAGCDMGSEWWYVGCGEVAGMSTCKGRILKPGDEVDFTFPVEKKLSSPSRGKFGSGRGRQAAACSEIVRFSTMACGEIGRIPNEWARCILPLVRDKKIRIEGCCKSAPNILGIMDSVLLSVRVHINSSMFRKSHQTSLKARSNPADDTVVHPLPTLFYLLGLTPFKKAEFTPADLYTRKRPLNEQESSGGPASLLRANLSKSSSSADGDKVENDESISDTDLDYIVGLADSSKLQEMEPPSTLQCELRPYQKQALHWMTQLERGRNTDEAATTLHPCWNAYRLKDERELVVYLNAFSGDATTEFPSTLETARGGILADSMGLGKTIMTISLLLSHSERGGSSGSQSTSQLSSENGEASNILGHSPTFAKKAKFSSLDKLMKHKPILISGGNLIICPMTLLGQWKAEIEAHAQAGALSVYVYYGQTRSKDAKVLARSDVVLTTYGVLASEFSTENAEDSGGLLSIRWFRVVLDEAHTIKSSKSQISNAAAALIADRRWCLTGTPIQNNLEDIYSLLRFLRVEPWGSWAWWNKLIQKPFEEGDESGLKLVQSILSLIMLRRTKSSTDREGRPILVLPPADIQVMYCELTEAERDFYDALYKRSKVKFDQFVEQGRVLHNYASILELLLRLRQCCDHPFLVMSRGDAQEFSDLNKLAKRFLKGGKETGEGKDVPSRAYIQEVVEELRNGEQGECPICLEAFEDAVFTPCAHRLCRECLLASWRSSNSGLCPVCRNTVSRQELITAPSDNRFQFDVEKNWVESSKVSALLSELKRVHSVGSKSIVFSQWTAFLDLLQIPLSRYHHISVH
- the LOC129902237 gene encoding DNA repair protein RAD5A isoform X3, with product MAGNKVTEELVSMVRSIVGDEYTEMDIIRSLHMAKNDPTAAINIIFDTPSFKKIEIRNTHFNSEAENVRSNSGKIKESVISTVSSIVGLDTESEFGDNGLVGKRAGCDMGSEYGSNGLVGKRAGCDMGRECGSNELVGKRAGCDMGSEWWYVGCGEVAGMSTCKGRILKPGDEVDFTFPVEKKLSSPSRGKFGSGRGRQAAACSEIVRFSTMACGEIGRIPNEWARCILPLVRDKKIRIEGCCKSAPNILGIMDSVLLSVRVHINSSMFRKSHQTSLKARSNPADDTVVHPLPTLFYLLGLTPFKKAEFTPADLYTRKRPLNEQESSGGPASLLRANLSKSSSSADGDKVENDESISDTDLDYIVGLADSSKLQEMEPPSTLQCELRPYQKQALHWMTQLERGRNTDEAATTLHPCWNAYRLKDERELVVYLNAFSGDATTEFPSTLETARGGILADSMGLGKTIMTISLLLSHSERGGSSGSQSTSQLSSENGEASNILGHSPTFAKKAKFSSLDKLMKHKPILISGGNLIICPMTLLGQWKAEIEAHAQAGALSVYVYYGQTRSKDAKVLARSDVVLTTYGVLASEFSTENAEDSGGLLSIRWFRVVLDEAHTIKSSKSQISNAAAALIADRRWCLTGTPIQNNLEDIYSLLRFLRVEPWGSWAWWNKLIQKPFEEGDESGLKLVQSILSLIMLRRTKSSTDREGRPILVLPPADIQVMYCELTEAERDFYDALYKRSKVKFDQFVEQGRVLHNYASILELLLRLRQCCDHPFLVMSRGDAQEFSDLNKLAKRFLKGGKETGEGKDVPSRAYIQEVVEELRNGEQGECPICLEAFEDAVFTPCAHRLCRECLLASWRSSNSGLCPV
- the LOC129902237 gene encoding DNA repair protein RAD5A isoform X1; the encoded protein is MAGNKVTEELVSMVRSIVGDEYTEMDIIRSLHMAKNDPTAAINIIFDTPSFKKIEIRNTHFNSEAENVRSNSGKIKESVISTVSSIVGLDTESEFGDNGLVGKRAGCDMGSEYGSNGLVGKRAGCDMGRECGSNELVGKRAGCDMGSEWWYVGCGEVAGMSTCKGRILKPGDEVDFTFPVEKKLSSPSRGKFGSGRGRQAAACSEIVRFSTMACGEIGRIPNEWARCILPLVRDKKIRIEGCCKSAPNILGIMDSVLLSVRVHINSSMFRKSHQTSLKARSNPADDTVVHPLPTLFYLLGLTPFKKAEFTPADLYTRKRPLNEQESSGGPASLLRANLSKSSSSADGDKVENDESISDTDLDYIVGLADSSKLQEMEPPSTLQCELRPYQKQALHWMTQLERGRNTDEAATTLHPCWNAYRLKDERELVVYLNAFSGDATTEFPSTLETARGGILADSMGLGKTIMTISLLLSHSERGGSSGSQSTSQLSSENGEASNILGHSPTFAKKAKFSSLDKLMKHKPILISGGNLIICPMTLLGQWKAEIEAHAQAGALSVYVYYGQTRSKDAKVLARSDVVLTTYGVLASEFSTENAEDSGGLLSIRWFRVVLDEAHTIKSSKSQISNAAAALIADRRWCLTGTPIQNNLEDIYSLLRFLRVEPWGSWAWWNKLIQKPFEEGDESGLKLVQSILSLIMLRRTKSSTDREGRPILVLPPADIQVMYCELTEAERDFYDALYKRSKVKFDQFVEQGRVLHNYASILELLLRLRQCCDHPFLVMSRGDAQEFSDLNKLAKRFLKGGKETGEGKDVPSRAYIQEVVEELRNGEQGECPICLEAFEDAVFTPCAHRLCRECLLASWRSSNSGLCPVCRNTVSRQELITAPSDNRFQFDVEKNWVESSKVSALLSELKRVHSVGSKSIVFSQWTAFLDLLQIPLSRSSIPFVRLDGTLNQQQREKVIKKFSEEDDISVLLMSLKAGGVGINLTAASNAFVMDPWWNPAVEEQAVMRVHRIGQTKQVMIKRFIVKGSVEERMEAVQARKQRMISGALTDQEVRTARIEELKMLFA